The following coding sequences lie in one Cupriavidus sp. WKF15 genomic window:
- a CDS encoding heavy metal translocating P-type ATPase, which translates to MKTSIIEVGGLLSVLSARGVEKQLARLPGVVRVEVNCVSGSTTVEYDDTVTSLSAIKAKLEECGHHCHGELVPRHICTPEDPPGGLVASGIVGEHAHTAARLAALGRHPDRIHAATHGAKGEVEAHTTHGQMVRDMGHGAGMDMGEMVRDMRNRFWICLVFTIPIFLYAPMGMQIPMPSPPFGLGMNQWLFLLASAAILYPSWPFFVSAWRALRDGTLNMATLVVLSVGTGYLFSVGATFFFRGEQFYEASAVLLVFILLGHWLEMRARAGASDAIRSLMNLAPPKATVLRDGREFEIATADVKLGDIVIIRPGNKIPADGAIIDGVSQVDESMLTGESLPVRKGPGDSVIGATINKSGSFRYRATRVGSDTALAQIVKMVQEAQNSKAPAQLLADRASQWLVLAALGIGIATFVIWYGWLGQTLLFAMTLTITVFVIACPDALGLATPMAVMVGTGLGAMNGILFKNASALEDATKLDVVVFDKTGTLTMGEPDVVDIFAHQDVDANAMLALAASVEQASEHPLAQAILKRASGLAMLATTNFTNIDGMGAKAVIDGRVALLGNRVLMTTHGVDMNGLTEKSDQMQGAGRTVIHVAYGGKLFGLIAIADAPRPTSAAAVKKLRERGVQVAMLTGDNKATAERIGASLGIELVLSDVLPGQKAEKVKELQAQGKKVGMVGDGINDAPALTQADVGFAIGAGTDVAMESADIVLMKSDPFDVVGAIELSRATLRKMHQNLWWAVAYNLIAFPLAAGVLYPFTLSPAIAALSMSGSSALVAVNALLLKRTKLAGIRAPSPPVSPSDVAAPVAS; encoded by the coding sequence ATGAAGACTAGTATCATCGAAGTAGGAGGTCTCCTGTCTGTCCTCAGCGCGCGCGGGGTCGAGAAGCAGCTTGCACGCCTACCCGGAGTTGTCCGGGTGGAGGTCAACTGCGTCTCCGGTAGCACCACGGTCGAGTATGACGATACGGTGACGAGTCTAAGCGCCATCAAGGCGAAACTCGAAGAGTGCGGCCACCATTGCCATGGTGAACTGGTGCCACGGCACATCTGCACGCCAGAAGACCCGCCGGGTGGCCTCGTCGCAAGCGGCATTGTTGGCGAGCACGCGCACACGGCAGCCCGGCTGGCCGCGCTTGGCAGACACCCGGACCGTATCCATGCGGCTACACACGGTGCGAAAGGGGAAGTAGAAGCCCACACTACACATGGCCAGATGGTCCGTGACATGGGGCACGGCGCGGGCATGGATATGGGGGAAATGGTGCGCGATATGCGCAACCGGTTCTGGATTTGCCTGGTGTTCACCATCCCCATCTTTCTCTACGCGCCGATGGGAATGCAGATTCCCATGCCGAGTCCGCCATTCGGCCTGGGCATGAACCAGTGGCTGTTCCTGCTGGCGAGCGCGGCCATCCTGTATCCAAGTTGGCCCTTCTTCGTATCCGCGTGGCGCGCCCTCCGGGACGGCACGCTCAACATGGCCACACTGGTTGTCCTCTCTGTCGGTACGGGCTATCTGTTCAGCGTCGGAGCGACTTTCTTCTTTCGGGGAGAGCAGTTCTACGAGGCCTCGGCAGTCCTCCTGGTATTTATCCTCCTGGGACATTGGTTGGAGATGCGCGCGCGTGCTGGCGCATCGGACGCCATTCGCTCGCTGATGAATCTGGCGCCACCCAAGGCCACGGTACTGCGCGATGGCCGCGAGTTCGAGATAGCGACAGCCGATGTCAAGCTAGGGGACATCGTTATCATCCGCCCTGGCAACAAGATTCCTGCTGACGGTGCGATTATCGATGGTGTATCCCAAGTGGATGAATCGATGTTGACCGGAGAATCGCTTCCCGTGCGGAAGGGACCAGGCGACAGCGTCATCGGCGCCACGATTAACAAGAGCGGCAGCTTCCGCTACCGAGCGACGCGGGTCGGGAGTGACACTGCTCTGGCGCAAATCGTGAAGATGGTGCAAGAGGCTCAGAACTCCAAAGCACCTGCACAACTGCTGGCGGACCGCGCCTCGCAGTGGCTCGTGCTCGCCGCTCTCGGCATTGGCATAGCGACTTTTGTCATCTGGTATGGCTGGTTGGGCCAGACCTTGCTGTTTGCCATGACCCTCACCATTACAGTCTTCGTCATTGCCTGCCCCGATGCGCTTGGGCTGGCAACCCCGATGGCGGTTATGGTTGGGACCGGGCTGGGGGCCATGAACGGGATTCTGTTCAAGAATGCTTCTGCCTTGGAGGATGCCACCAAGCTTGACGTGGTCGTCTTCGACAAGACGGGTACCCTGACCATGGGCGAACCGGATGTGGTGGATATCTTCGCGCACCAAGACGTCGATGCAAATGCGATGCTCGCGCTTGCGGCATCGGTGGAACAAGCGTCAGAGCACCCTCTGGCTCAGGCCATTCTCAAACGAGCTAGCGGCCTTGCGATGTTGGCGACAACTAACTTTACCAATATCGACGGTATGGGTGCCAAGGCGGTAATTGACGGACGAGTAGCACTACTCGGCAACCGCGTCCTGATGACCACACACGGGGTGGATATGAATGGCCTGACTGAAAAGTCCGACCAGATGCAGGGTGCGGGCCGGACGGTCATCCACGTCGCCTACGGCGGAAAACTGTTTGGCTTGATTGCCATTGCCGATGCCCCGCGACCAACCTCCGCAGCTGCGGTCAAGAAGCTGCGTGAACGAGGCGTGCAGGTGGCGATGCTGACTGGGGATAACAAGGCCACAGCGGAGCGTATCGGTGCAAGCTTGGGCATTGAGTTAGTGCTGTCGGACGTGTTGCCTGGGCAAAAAGCCGAGAAGGTCAAGGAACTGCAGGCGCAGGGCAAGAAGGTTGGCATGGTGGGCGATGGCATCAACGACGCACCTGCGCTAACCCAGGCGGACGTCGGCTTCGCGATTGGCGCCGGCACGGACGTCGCGATGGAAAGCGCAGACATCGTGCTCATGAAGAGCGACCCGTTTGATGTGGTCGGGGCCATCGAGCTGTCGCGCGCAACGCTGCGCAAGATGCACCAGAACCTATGGTGGGCGGTCGCCTACAATCTCATTGCCTTTCCATTGGCAGCGGGTGTGCTGTACCCGTTCACATTAAGCCCAGCGATTGCTGCACTGTCCATGTCCGGCAGCTCTGCCTTGGTAGCGGTCAATGCGCTGTTGCTCAAGCGCACCAAGCTCGCGGGCATTCGCGCTCCATCACCGCCAGTGTCGCCTTCAGATGTGGCTGCACCGGTGGCCAGTTGA
- a CDS encoding DUF3330 domain-containing protein, with amino-acid sequence MTNKLDPPKDLVHVPCEVCMKEVPQSEAIVPEACDYVVYFCGLDCYAQWRRQFPEKVVQQETAPPSMAREGLLSSNKTASKC; translated from the coding sequence ATGACCAACAAGCTTGACCCACCCAAAGACCTCGTTCACGTCCCCTGCGAGGTCTGTATGAAGGAAGTACCACAGTCCGAGGCGATCGTCCCCGAGGCATGCGACTACGTCGTCTACTTCTGCGGTCTGGACTGCTATGCACAGTGGCGTCGTCAGTTCCCAGAGAAAGTCGTGCAGCAGGAGACTGCGCCGCCTTCCATGGCGAGAGAGGGACTATTGTCGTCCAATAAAACCGCGAGCAAATGCTGA
- a CDS encoding aspartate kinase, translated as MALIVHKYGGTSMGSTERIKNVAKRVAKWHRAGHRVVVVPSAMSGETNRLLGLAKEISAQPDPRELDMLASTGEQASVALLAIALHGENIDAVSYTGWQVPVKTDSSYTKARIESIDDERILGDLDAGRVVVITGFQGIDDDGNITTLGRGGSDTSAVAIAAAIEADECLIYTDVDGVYTTDPRVVEDARRLDKITFEEMLEMASLGSKVLQIRSVEFAGKYRVKTRVLSSLTDPLMPLEQEINSGTLITFEEDSNMEAAVISGIAFARDEAKITVLGVPDKPGIAYQILGPVADANIDVDMIIQNQSVDGKTDFTFTVPRGDYQRTLSLLNDSVKPHVGAANVSGDPKVSKVSVVGVGMRSHVGVASKMFRTLSEEGINIQMISTSEIKISVLIDEKYMELAVRALHKAFELEQA; from the coding sequence ATGGCTCTCATCGTTCACAAATACGGCGGCACTTCGATGGGTTCCACGGAACGCATCAAGAATGTCGCCAAGCGCGTGGCCAAGTGGCACCGCGCCGGTCACCGCGTAGTCGTGGTGCCTTCGGCCATGTCGGGCGAAACCAATCGCCTGCTGGGACTCGCCAAGGAGATTTCGGCACAGCCGGATCCGCGTGAACTGGACATGCTCGCCTCGACCGGCGAACAGGCCAGCGTCGCGCTGCTGGCCATTGCGCTGCACGGCGAGAATATCGACGCCGTGAGCTACACGGGCTGGCAGGTGCCGGTGAAGACCGATTCGTCTTATACCAAGGCCCGCATCGAGTCGATCGACGACGAGCGCATCCTTGGCGATCTCGACGCCGGCCGCGTGGTGGTCATCACCGGCTTCCAGGGCATTGACGACGACGGCAACATCACGACGCTAGGCCGTGGCGGCTCGGACACCTCGGCCGTGGCCATTGCCGCCGCCATCGAGGCCGACGAATGCCTGATCTACACCGACGTGGATGGCGTGTACACCACCGATCCGCGCGTGGTCGAAGACGCCCGCCGCCTGGACAAGATCACCTTCGAGGAAATGCTGGAAATGGCCAGCCTGGGCTCCAAGGTGCTGCAGATCCGTTCGGTGGAATTCGCAGGCAAGTACCGCGTGAAGACCCGCGTGCTGTCGTCGCTGACCGACCCGCTTATGCCGCTCGAGCAGGAAATCAACTCGGGCACGCTGATCACTTTTGAGGAAGATTCCAACATGGAAGCCGCAGTCATCTCCGGCATCGCCTTTGCCCGCGATGAAGCCAAGATCACCGTCCTGGGCGTGCCCGACAAGCCGGGTATCGCGTACCAGATCCTGGGTCCGGTCGCCGACGCCAACATCGACGTCGACATGATCATCCAGAACCAGTCGGTGGACGGCAAGACCGACTTCACGTTCACCGTGCCGCGCGGCGACTACCAGCGCACGCTGTCGCTGCTGAACGACAGCGTCAAGCCGCACGTTGGCGCGGCCAACGTTTCGGGCGACCCGAAGGTGTCGAAAGTCTCGGTGGTCGGCGTGGGCATGCGCTCGCACGTTGGCGTCGCCAGCAAGATGTTCCGCACGCTGTCGGAAGAGGGCATCAACATCCAGATGATCTCCACCTCGGAAATCAAGATCTCGGTGCTGATCGACGAGAAGTACATGGAACTCGCCGTGCGCGCGCTGCACAAGGCGTTCGAACTGGAACAGGCCTGA